In the Silene latifolia isolate original U9 population chromosome 1, ASM4854445v1, whole genome shotgun sequence genome, GTAACCCTGTGTTTTAACTTCTGTAGGTTAATACGCAAGCGCCGTCCCACATTGTTGATTGTAGTAACCGCAATAATTCTAAGTATTATATTGTTGTTGTCCAGGTGCTTACTTGTCTCTTCTCTTCTGGTGCTCTCTCTATAACCGGCTTGTTACTGATTATGGCTGGTGTTTTGTTCAGTACACAGCAAGATTTAATGCAGATATGGTGAAGAACTACCTGTATTCAATTAACGATGGCAAAATACCTAAAAAGAAATTCAATTGTAAGTGATTCTCTGTAGGTTTAATCGTTATGTTTAGACTCTCTCTTATGGAAGGTCAAACATTTGGGACTCATAGGTCCAGTAAAATTTCAATATTTGACAATAAGCTTTCACTTTTAAGTGGCTGTTTACTTTCGGTGTCAGGAGCTAGTTTGCCGAAATGGTTCAgcaaacttctttttcttttgtgcTATGCTTCTTGCAGTTTCGTCAATTTTGTATCTTTAATCCCCCACTCAGAAAAGTATGAAGTAGAAAGGAGGTGAAATTGCTTGGTTTTATGGATTATGATTTATGAGTTAGTGTAAGAGTGCACATTTCTCTACTTACTTAATCAGCATGTTGACAAAAGCTTTGGAGACTAATGTCTCTCCCATATCTTGCGCTTAAACTGTTGTTTATCCATGCTTTATTGATGGTTTGCTGCATTAAACCGTTTTGTATTGTATCATTCATTTTTTGCTCTCTCAAGGTTTACTGGTTGAGTTAGGCCGTAAGTTGTCAATTCGTCATTTTACAtatgaatttgaaaatgttgattCTCATGTCAAATTCGATATTTTCTTATTTGAATGTTGTAATTTGTTTTCCAGTGTTAGTCATGTAGAATTCTAGGTCAATTTCTATTTTTAATTCTTGAAATACAAACTGAGACGGTTGTATGCATACGACAATGCTGGTAATGAGCAAGTCATTTATTGTCACATTCATCATTTACTGTAGTAGAGTTAATGACATGATTGTACGCATAGCTGCATACACTGATGCACAAAACCCTCTCTCTAGAGATAAATTGTTTACGTTATATGACTCTTATTTTTGGTGCTCTCACTTCAAAAAGCACTGATGTTGCCGCTGTAGTAGTTGTGTTCCTTCCCTACCCTCCTCACTCCTTCCCGACGGAAAAAATAGAGATAATCAAAAGAGAAAAAGCATGTTTGTCAGTTTGTGAAGCTCCTTGGTGTCTGATTATTTTTTTGTTTGGGTAGTGAGGCTTGCCCCTGAGGAGGTATCCAACAACTTGACCGGCTTTAGGCACAATGCTGTGACATGTATTGGTATGAAGACTGACATTCCAGTAAGTATATATTCTTCTCTTCTATCTGGAACTTTGGAATGCTAATCTCGTACCCCCTCTCTTCAAAATCCAAGTTCCTCAGTGTCTCAGTCCCACCTCCTTTGTGAGCAGGGTCTTGAATTTATGGGGCCTTTTTTCTTTTAAAGGGAGAGAGTATTATTTAATCATGTAATAGAAGTCCTATAGAACTTTCTTTGTGATGAACCAATCATTGTtgtattatgattattatgaggAAGATATATTAGCGCCTCTAAATCTGTTGGTGTTACACTTATAAAGTTATAATTAGCCTATACCGATTAGTAAGTAATTTGAATGTCTATTGGCTATATTTGCATGTGGTTTAGTTAGCCTTTTTCCTGCTAATTCTGTCCGCTGCATTTTATCTCATGAGTCATGAGTATTTTGTACGAATTGTACCCGGCTCTTCATTCCTGTTACGCCCCACTGCTAGGGCCTTTCATCCACCTCGGCATTGGATGCTAAGTGAGGTTTAGGAGTTTAGAAGTGTGTTTCCCGGCCATCATAATGGATGACGCTTCCTTGCATTGTTTTCTGTGAAAAAGTCTCATGTTTTAGATTTCTGCTGGTTTGGAAACTCATATGTTTGATGCATTGATGGATTTTTACTAAACACGTTCCACATGATCACTTATCTCAAGTTCTTTCATAATGGGGGAAAGGGAGAGCGACAGTTTTACATGTTCGGTTAGCAAATCAGACTGTATGGTAATGGGAGCGAAATAAATACCCTACCACAGACCAAATTGATATCCTCTCAACATGGGATTCATTTGGAAGGAAAATGACTTCACTCCATTACCTCCTATAATATCCAAACCAATTCTATTGGTACTAAAGCGGACAAACATGTGCCGCCGACTGATGAAGGATCACCACATCACAGTACGGTTTGCTTTTCTAGAGCCCAAAAGAGCCTTCAGCTTGTCTTATCAACTCGTCTAGGGCCAATTTAATGTTGAGTTTTTGTTAACAATATGAATCATAAATTGTTTTGAATATTAACAGCTTTTAATGTTTCTGAATTCCTATTTTTGTCATCAACAAATGTGTAAAATGTTGTTTTTGCATTGAGTACCAGGTAATATTGGACGAGGCAATTGTGAAGCTTTCACCTGATTACTTCTGGTTGGGAGGCGGAGAGGTGTACTTGAAGATGGGAATCAGAACATCAGAATTCATTCAGTTCACAAATCCCTTCATTTTCAGTTGTAGCTCGTCGTGATTCTTTCAACTTATACCCTGCTGATTTCGCCGGAACATCTACTGGAAGCAACAAAGCTGTTTTTTCCCTTTTAAGTCCAGCAATTCATCATAGAGCTAGTATTGAGCTACAAGAAACTAAATGTATCATTAATTATTGACTCATTCATTAAAACACTCCGATTTTGTTAACAAAATAGTCTTTTAAAAGACGATTTCACATGTTAAGTGAAATGGCCATTTATTTATTAGTTGAAAGTCGCGTGTCAGGAATTTGTATGTGACGATCTCATTTGAGAATGTGTTTTACTTCTGAATTTTTCGAATGTTCTTGAAAATCGAACTGATGGAACCCGAGTGTCCCATTTAGCTTTGCTTCTGGATCTTTGATGTCCCATGATGTCCAGATAGCTAATATGATTTCTGAAGTATGTCGAAAAGTACAACACTTTACTTCTGGACCTTTGTCTTTGACATGTTTCGTCTTGCCTTCTACTGCAAATCTGTGGTTTCTATTGTCCTGAAAATAATTTAGGAGGATGATATTCCGTTACTAGTTTTAcattttacctttttttttttttttttttttttttttttttttttttattttatttttaatgtcGGAGGTTAAACACAATTCTATTTTGGGTGATTAAGATTTGGCTAATTTCATTTCGATTTGTCGGGTTCAAACATAGTTCAACTCTGCAAATCCATGATTCAAGTTATTTCACTTGAGCGTCGAAAGTTTAAACTAATTCCAAAGTATAACTACTTACCTATTCGATACCCTCtaaatacgaaaaaaaaaaaaaaattattatctaacatataaatatatatacatatctttttttgaggaaaaatatacggagtatatacaTATCTTAATACtctttaatactccgtatttgttaCTCCTATATTACAcataaagataaaaaaaaaattatcttatAATTTAAGATTTAAGATGATCCTTTTAACTATGAACAAAAAAAcacatttattataatagtttcTAAAAAGTGTTCTAATCCATAAAATGACCATCTAATTTAAACTAATAACTTTTTCCCATTGCGAGGAGCATCAATAAGTCTTGCATAAAACCGTCTTTAAGTTAAGACGTCTCACaacctttcttttatttttattcattTAAATCAATTTTAAGTACTGTCTTAACTTAGGACGGTCTTATTAACAAGAATTGATGGAGGAGCATGGGTTGGATTGTTGGAAGGGGTGTAAAAGCAAAGACACGCCCTTGGAGTTGGAGGATGTAACTAACATGTTAGCAGCGTTAATCATAAGCTTACAAAGACAAGTAAAAGAAGAGACACCAAACAAGTTTTGATTCGAAATGAATgctgtattttttttattttttttggttgtTGAATAGGAGTATGTCCTACCGATAGTTGAAACAATCTCCTATAAGTTACTGAAgtcaatttaatgggttgaccctcTCGAATTTAGCTTTTTTATTCGCAAAAGTCATAAACCGAACCTCTGACCGCttatttaagagatgagagccgtTACCACTCATCCCACCCAACTTTGATGAAATGGATGTTGTATTGTGGTGGCAATCAGATCGACTATGTGTAAACTCCAACAACAACTTTATTTCTTTTTTTGCATTGCATGTATAAAGTACGTAGTACGTCGC is a window encoding:
- the LOC141592084 gene encoding uncharacterized protein LOC141592084 isoform X2, which gives rise to MKSNLNFLLVNTQAPSHIVDCSNRNNSKYYIVVVQYTARFNADMVKNYLYSINDGKIPKKKFNLRLAPEEVSNNLTGFRHNAVTCIGMKTDIPVILDEAIVKLSPDYFWLGGGEVYLKMGIRTSEFIQFTNPFIFSCSSS